The following are encoded together in the Bradyrhizobium sp. CCGUVB1N3 genome:
- a CDS encoding DMT family transporter — MDASQRQSTITFELALLLLLATLWGGSYTFIKLGVATIAPITLIAARTAIAGTLLLLVMRLRGTAMPTDLATWRRFAFQACLNSVVPWTLIAWGERYVDASLATILNSAAPIFTFLFTALVTRHEATTARKLFGVVAGMAGICLIVGVDAFYDIGRGLAAEAAIVAATLCYACAAIFSRGFRGLDPMAPAAGSLLAGAAVLIPASLAIEQPWTLSPSAGSVLALLALAVFSTAAAFVIYFRLIQTLGSVGTTAQAYLRVPIGVAISVAFLGESLSRTAWIGLASVVIGVAAMTIPVRVAPMAKVS, encoded by the coding sequence ATGGACGCCTCACAGCGGCAATCGACGATCACCTTCGAGCTCGCATTGCTGCTCCTGCTTGCGACGCTCTGGGGCGGCTCCTACACCTTCATCAAGCTCGGCGTCGCCACCATTGCGCCGATCACGCTGATCGCGGCACGCACCGCGATCGCGGGCACGTTGCTGCTGCTGGTCATGCGCCTGCGCGGCACCGCCATGCCGACTGATCTTGCGACCTGGCGCCGCTTCGCCTTCCAGGCCTGCCTCAACAGCGTGGTCCCCTGGACCCTGATCGCCTGGGGCGAGCGCTATGTCGATGCGTCGCTCGCCACCATCCTCAACTCGGCCGCGCCGATCTTCACCTTCCTGTTCACGGCCCTGGTGACCCGGCACGAAGCCACCACGGCGCGAAAACTGTTCGGCGTCGTCGCCGGCATGGCCGGCATCTGCCTGATCGTCGGCGTCGATGCATTCTATGACATCGGCCGCGGCCTCGCGGCCGAAGCTGCGATCGTCGCGGCAACGCTCTGCTATGCCTGCGCGGCCATCTTCAGCCGCGGCTTCAGGGGGCTCGATCCTATGGCGCCCGCCGCGGGCTCGCTGCTCGCGGGCGCCGCGGTCCTGATCCCGGCCTCGCTTGCCATCGAGCAGCCCTGGACGCTGTCGCCATCGGCGGGTTCCGTCCTCGCGCTGCTGGCGCTCGCCGTGTTTTCGACCGCGGCGGCCTTCGTGATCTATTTCCGGCTGATCCAGACCCTCGGCTCGGTCGGCACCACCGCGCAGGCGTATTTGCGCGTGCCGATCGGCGTCGCCATCAGCGTGGCGTTCCTCGGCGAGAGCCTGAGCCGGACGGCGTGGATCGGGCTCGCCTCGGTCGTCATCGGCGTCGCCGCCATGACCATCCCGGTGAGGGTCGCGCCGATGGCTAAAGTATCATAA
- a CDS encoding FGGY-family carbohydrate kinase produces the protein MSQTVAVLDIGKTNVKLALFDDGRLLWEKSAPNCIRPGPPYPHEDVESAWNFFLDALREAARTHQISAIVPTAHGAAGALIGESELAAPVMDYEFTGVEAIEPDYARLRPPFSESLSPKLPAGLNLGLQLAYQKWRCPDLFAKARHFVGYPQYWTWRLSGVAVSEVTTLGAHTDLWAPRQGQVSSLVKALDVDHLLPPLRRAFDPLGPIKPEIAARTGLAPETQVFCGIHDSNASLLPYLVSRQAPFSVLSTGTWVILMCVGLSLDRLDPRDDTLANVDAQGRPIACGRFMGGREYAAIAGGGGNPDLDAIERVIVSGTMALPCFSGHGGPYATTKGVIRGEVAPRDRTALATLYCALVSDLMLTRMGATGGDLIVEGTFAGNLLFCQTLGALRPTQRVFAAEDAAGTARGAAMLAQWPPSYPIAAPMPVPAAPIAGLGAYRDVWTAQIGLIGR, from the coding sequence ATGAGCCAGACGGTCGCAGTCCTTGACATCGGCAAGACCAACGTAAAGCTTGCCTTGTTCGACGACGGCCGACTTCTCTGGGAAAAGTCGGCGCCCAACTGCATTCGGCCGGGCCCACCCTATCCGCACGAAGATGTCGAGAGCGCGTGGAACTTCTTCCTCGATGCGCTTCGTGAGGCCGCACGCACGCATCAGATCAGTGCGATCGTTCCGACCGCTCATGGCGCAGCCGGCGCTTTGATTGGCGAGAGCGAACTCGCCGCTCCGGTCATGGACTACGAATTCACGGGCGTAGAAGCGATCGAGCCAGACTATGCAAGGCTGCGGCCGCCCTTTTCGGAGAGCCTGTCGCCGAAACTGCCGGCCGGTCTCAATCTCGGTCTACAACTCGCCTATCAGAAGTGGCGCTGTCCCGACCTCTTCGCCAAAGCGAGGCATTTCGTTGGCTATCCGCAATATTGGACCTGGCGCCTGAGCGGCGTCGCGGTCTCTGAAGTCACGACCCTCGGCGCCCATACCGATCTCTGGGCGCCGCGACAGGGGCAGGTCTCGAGTCTCGTCAAAGCTCTCGACGTCGACCACTTGCTGCCGCCGCTGCGCCGCGCCTTCGATCCGCTCGGTCCGATCAAGCCCGAAATCGCCGCGCGAACCGGGCTCGCGCCTGAAACCCAGGTCTTTTGCGGTATCCACGATTCCAACGCTTCACTTCTGCCCTACCTCGTCTCGCGCCAGGCGCCGTTCAGCGTGTTGTCGACCGGCACCTGGGTGATCCTGATGTGCGTGGGCCTTTCGCTCGATCGGCTCGATCCTCGCGACGACACGCTCGCCAACGTCGACGCGCAGGGCCGACCCATCGCCTGCGGACGCTTCATGGGCGGACGCGAATACGCCGCCATCGCGGGCGGCGGCGGCAATCCGGATCTTGACGCGATCGAGCGCGTCATCGTCTCGGGCACGATGGCACTACCCTGCTTCTCCGGCCATGGCGGACCTTATGCGACGACCAAAGGCGTGATCCGCGGCGAAGTCGCACCGCGCGATCGGACCGCACTTGCGACGCTCTATTGCGCTCTGGTCAGCGATCTAATGCTGACGCGCATGGGAGCGACCGGCGGCGATCTCATCGTAGAAGGGACCTTCGCCGGCAATCTTCTTTTCTGTCAGACGCTCGGCGCGCTACGACCAACCCAGCGCGTCTTTGCGGCGGAGGACGCCGCGGGCACGGCGCGCGGTGCCGCAATGCTTGCGCAATGGCCGCCTTCCTACCCCATCGCGGCGCCGATGCCCGTCCCCGCAGCCCCGATCGCCGGCCTTGGCGCGTATCGTGACGTTTGGACGGCGCAGATCGGCCTGATCGGTCGCTAA
- a CDS encoding VOC family protein — translation MPEVTWDHVHLRSPDPEATAAWLRDVLGGEIVRGPARIDVKLGGANIFIAPLEPGKPMNPPPPHPHQGLDHFGVTVKDIDAVAAEMKAKGVEFTREPTTIRPGVRVCFIRGPEGISVELLERDKKYT, via the coding sequence ATGCCGGAAGTCACCTGGGACCACGTCCATCTGCGCAGCCCCGATCCGGAGGCGACGGCGGCCTGGCTGCGGGACGTGCTGGGTGGCGAGATCGTACGCGGCCCGGCGCGCATCGACGTCAAGCTCGGCGGCGCCAACATCTTCATTGCTCCGCTCGAGCCCGGCAAGCCCATGAACCCGCCCCCGCCCCATCCCCATCAGGGACTCGACCATTTCGGCGTCACCGTGAAGGACATCGACGCCGTCGCCGCCGAAATGAAGGCGAAAGGCGTCGAGTTCACCCGCGAACCGACCACGATCCGGCCCGGTGTTCGCGTCTGCTTCATCCGCGGCCCCGAAGGTATTTCAGTCGAGCTGCTCGAGCGCGACAAGAAATACACCTGA
- a CDS encoding PAS domain S-box protein, whose product MPAELTPNSHPKRAFSLSIGQLTFGSFILVLAVIIVTSTASVIAIRHIDSTFAELQRLQSVGDLAEDIDRRMNDLRLAARDFVTDPGAGIQFKQVGEAASTLSDILKKTRIELAPEQQDMIDGVSARLATYRSGLDRISTLIDRRAQLLAGLPPLREAFDAAVSQTADRELASRLSEAQSRIALGLLARNPSAAEQAAQSMRTLTIPDARLRSAVGNYSEAIIAVAVRERQIADIDSEVLGTEGRLIGRVTDLLREVSARRGHVLSRDFARTLAEARWQSIVLGTIGVLIGIIAAGFVVRRTVRPLAQIARSIRALAAGEKNTSIPSADLDNEIGDIARAAEVFRRALEEADTAREAAVRALTEQRLAEESYRKLFEGSVDGIYVTTPAGDLLNANPALARMMGYDSPQHLIDSINDIAHTIYVHPEARAEYQRLMERDGMVREFEYQVRQRSGDILWLSDSATGVRDEEGKIVRYEGTLRDITDQKRAEDAIAEGRRLLQQVIDTVPAVINVKDRDLRYVLMNRYMAGIFGIEAGDALGRTTADLMSRYGAAKTDENDKRVLKFRKGLGFYEEEYKDSSGNMRQWLVNKLPLLDADGEIERIVTVALDIGERKRGEQEMRKAKEAAETALRNLRETQASLIEAEKLAALGRLVAGVAHEVNNPVGISLTVASALERKTAVFSSAVERGELRRSTLNEYLNTSRDASGQLVANLNRAAELIQSFKQVAADRNYSDQRTFDLADLTEQVVLSLRPGLRKHNLTLNVECQPDLTMNSYPGPYGQVLTNLFLNAVAHAFPDGRPGTIDIQVRESGKDNVEIIFSDNGCGMSLDVRRRAFDPFFTTRRDQGGTGLGLHIVYSIVTNRLGGRLDLDSEPGGGTRIQMILPRVAPLEQAAE is encoded by the coding sequence ATGCCTGCCGAACTGACGCCGAATTCGCACCCGAAGCGAGCATTTTCGCTTTCGATCGGTCAACTGACATTCGGCAGCTTCATCCTGGTGCTGGCCGTGATCATCGTCACCTCCACCGCGAGCGTGATCGCGATCCGCCACATCGATTCGACCTTCGCCGAGCTGCAGCGCCTGCAAAGCGTCGGCGACCTCGCCGAGGATATCGACCGCCGCATGAACGATCTGCGGCTCGCCGCGCGCGACTTCGTCACCGATCCCGGCGCCGGCATCCAGTTCAAGCAGGTGGGCGAAGCCGCCTCGACGCTGAGTGACATCCTGAAGAAGACCCGTATCGAGCTCGCCCCCGAGCAGCAGGACATGATTGACGGGGTCAGCGCGCGGCTTGCAACCTATCGTAGCGGCCTGGACCGGATCTCGACCTTGATCGACCGCCGCGCCCAGTTGCTCGCCGGCCTGCCGCCGCTGCGCGAGGCGTTCGATGCGGCCGTTTCCCAAACCGCGGACCGGGAGCTCGCATCCCGGCTGTCCGAAGCTCAGAGCCGGATCGCGCTCGGCTTGCTGGCCCGCAATCCGTCAGCCGCCGAGCAGGCGGCGCAAAGCATGCGGACGTTGACCATTCCTGATGCCAGGCTGAGATCAGCGGTCGGTAACTATTCCGAAGCCATCATCGCCGTCGCGGTCCGCGAACGTCAGATCGCCGATATCGACAGCGAGGTGCTGGGTACCGAGGGGCGCCTGATCGGGCGCGTCACCGACTTGCTGCGCGAGGTCAGCGCCCGGCGCGGGCATGTGCTGTCGCGCGATTTCGCCCGGACGCTGGCGGAGGCGAGATGGCAGAGCATCGTGCTCGGCACCATCGGCGTGCTGATCGGCATCATTGCCGCAGGCTTCGTGGTGCGCCGGACGGTGCGTCCGTTGGCCCAGATCGCGCGATCGATCCGCGCCCTTGCGGCAGGTGAGAAGAACACGTCCATCCCGTCCGCCGATCTCGACAACGAGATCGGCGACATCGCGCGCGCCGCGGAAGTCTTCCGCCGGGCGCTGGAGGAGGCAGACACCGCGCGCGAAGCGGCGGTTCGCGCGCTCACCGAGCAGCGCCTCGCGGAAGAAAGCTATCGCAAGCTGTTCGAGGGTTCGGTCGACGGCATTTACGTCACCACGCCGGCCGGCGATCTCCTCAACGCCAATCCGGCGCTGGCGCGGATGATGGGCTATGACAGCCCGCAGCACCTCATCGACAGCATCAACGACATTGCCCATACCATCTACGTCCACCCGGAGGCGCGCGCGGAGTATCAGCGGCTGATGGAGCGCGACGGCATGGTGCGCGAGTTCGAGTACCAGGTGCGCCAGCGCAGCGGCGACATCCTGTGGCTATCCGACAGCGCGACCGGCGTGCGGGACGAGGAGGGCAAGATCGTCCGTTACGAGGGCACGCTGCGCGACATCACCGACCAGAAGCGCGCGGAAGACGCCATCGCCGAAGGCCGGCGGCTGTTGCAGCAGGTCATCGACACCGTGCCGGCCGTCATCAACGTCAAGGACCGCGACCTCCGCTACGTGCTGATGAACCGCTACATGGCCGGCATCTTCGGCATCGAGGCAGGTGACGCGCTTGGTCGCACCACCGCCGACCTGATGTCGCGCTATGGCGCGGCCAAGACCGACGAGAACGACAAGCGGGTGCTGAAGTTCCGCAAGGGTCTCGGCTTCTACGAGGAGGAGTACAAGGATTCCTCCGGCAACATGCGGCAGTGGCTGGTCAACAAGCTGCCGCTGCTCGATGCCGACGGCGAGATCGAGCGGATCGTCACCGTGGCGCTCGACATCGGCGAGCGCAAGCGCGGCGAGCAGGAGATGCGCAAAGCGAAGGAGGCCGCCGAAACTGCGCTGCGCAATCTGCGCGAGACCCAGGCCTCGCTGATCGAGGCGGAGAAGCTCGCCGCCCTCGGGCGGCTGGTTGCCGGCGTCGCGCACGAGGTCAACAATCCCGTCGGCATCAGCCTGACGGTGGCGTCCGCGCTGGAGCGCAAGACCGCGGTGTTCTCGTCCGCGGTCGAGCGTGGCGAGCTGCGCCGCTCCACGCTGAATGAATACCTCAACACCAGCCGCGATGCGTCCGGGCAGCTCGTCGCCAATCTCAATCGCGCGGCCGAGCTGATCCAGTCGTTCAAGCAGGTGGCCGCCGACCGTAACTATTCGGATCAGCGCACCTTTGACCTTGCCGACCTCACCGAGCAGGTGGTGCTGAGCCTGCGGCCGGGCCTGCGCAAGCACAACTTGACGCTCAATGTCGAATGCCAACCCGATCTGACCATGAACAGCTATCCCGGCCCGTACGGTCAGGTGCTGACCAACCTGTTCCTCAATGCGGTCGCGCACGCCTTTCCGGACGGCCGGCCCGGGACCATCGACATCCAGGTGCGCGAGTCCGGCAAGGACAATGTCGAGATCATCTTCTCCGACAATGGCTGTGGCATGTCGCTCGACGTCCGCCGCCGCGCCTTCGATCCGTTCTTCACCACGCGGCGCGACCAGGGCGGCACTGGCCTGGGCTTGCACATCGTCTACAGCATCGTCACCAACCGGCTGGGCGGGCGGCTCGATCTCGACTCCGAACCCGGCGGCGGCACGCGCATCCAGATGATCCTGCCGCGCGTCGCGCCGCTGGAACAGGCCGCGGAATAG
- a CDS encoding GrlR family regulatory protein — MKNGLYSIHVTLLDGRVGKGSGVILFRDGQILGGDAYLYYTGSYTVKDNTFKGEVLVQRHTSPRGDDNPLFGGPAPVGVGVSGTFTGGRAEMTGTALVGKASQIFGATLRKLADID; from the coding sequence ATGAAGAACGGTCTTTATTCGATTCACGTGACGCTGCTCGATGGACGCGTCGGCAAAGGCAGCGGCGTGATCCTGTTTCGCGACGGCCAGATTCTCGGCGGCGATGCCTATCTCTATTACACCGGCAGCTACACGGTGAAGGACAACACCTTCAAGGGTGAAGTGCTGGTGCAGCGGCACACCTCCCCGCGCGGCGACGACAATCCCCTGTTCGGTGGTCCGGCGCCGGTCGGCGTCGGCGTCAGCGGCACCTTCACAGGTGGGCGCGCGGAGATGACGGGAACCGCGCTCGTCGGCAAGGCGAGCCAGATCTTTGGCGCCACGCTGCGCAAGCTCGCAGACATCGACTAG
- a CDS encoding NUDIX hydrolase produces MPETSASRPASTILLLRDGTGVDGKSCAEVEVFMMVRHHQIEFNSGALVFPGGSVDAGDKEIIARPALYAGGEGLSESDLGFRIAAIRETFEESGILLAREKGSSAPVDAKRAGAIADAHRVALNEHKISFLSILSDNSLQLALDALVPYAHWITPEGMPKRFDTWFFLAAAPPDQLGAHDGRESTDSIWVSPREAVEGGESGRFKLPFPTTRNLIRLAKQPTVTSALDHARGMSIVTVMPVMTKTETGRQLRIPREAGYDGEVFEVGALG; encoded by the coding sequence GCACGGGTGTCGACGGCAAGAGCTGCGCCGAGGTTGAAGTCTTCATGATGGTGCGTCACCATCAGATCGAGTTCAACTCGGGTGCGCTGGTGTTTCCCGGCGGCAGCGTCGATGCCGGCGACAAGGAGATCATCGCGCGGCCTGCGCTTTACGCGGGCGGCGAGGGGCTCTCCGAATCCGATCTCGGCTTCAGGATCGCGGCGATCCGCGAGACGTTTGAGGAGAGCGGCATCTTGCTGGCGCGGGAGAAGGGCTCCTCCGCGCCGGTCGACGCCAAGCGTGCCGGTGCGATCGCGGACGCTCATCGCGTCGCGCTCAACGAGCACAAGATCAGCTTCCTCAGCATCCTCTCCGACAACAGCCTTCAGCTCGCGCTCGACGCGCTGGTGCCCTATGCGCACTGGATCACGCCGGAGGGCATGCCAAAGCGCTTCGACACCTGGTTCTTCCTCGCCGCTGCGCCGCCCGATCAGCTCGGCGCTCATGACGGGCGTGAGTCGACGGACTCGATCTGGGTGTCGCCGCGCGAAGCCGTCGAAGGCGGCGAGAGTGGCCGGTTCAAGCTGCCGTTCCCGACGACGCGCAACCTGATCCGGCTTGCTAAGCAGCCGACGGTGACGTCCGCTCTCGATCATGCCCGCGGCATGTCCATCGTCACGGTGATGCCGGTGATGACGAAGACCGAAACGGGTCGCCAGCTCCGCATCCCCCGCGAGGCCGGCTATGACGGCGAGGTGTTCGAGGTCGGCGCCCTCGGCTGA